Genomic segment of Polyodon spathula isolate WHYD16114869_AA unplaced genomic scaffold, ASM1765450v1 scaffolds_914, whole genome shotgun sequence:
tgtgttttttttagatttggaaGCTGCCGGTTGATGTTTGCAATATAGCCGGGAGACCGACAAGTGCTGGCCGGTCTGGTCCCGGCTGGTTGCGCCGGTGAGCTGCAGCCCAGTTTAAACTGGTCACCGCGGCTTGACCTGTTGCTCCGGTCCGGTGATGGGGAGGGGATGAGCAGGTTCACAAACCCGCCCCCTGTGtaccaataataacaacaacaacaacaacaacaataataataataataataataataataataataataataataacgggaTCTGCGGTAACCGATATTATTTCTGCCCCAGCCTGCTTGCGGGAAGCGTTTTCCTGCGCGCTTTATTTATTAATAACGGTGATAAAGGCAGCTGATTTCCGCGCAGCGCCGGTCCTGCCTCCCTAGGCCCGAGGATGCTGCACACGGATCGGGAGACCCCGCCGCGTCAAACCGGCACCGAGCTCCGGTTTtatcctttattttgtttaatagttgTCGTGCAGTTTCGAGCTGCACTGGCGAGCCCTCACCCCCCGTGTCAGAGTTTTTCTCCAGCCGCCCCTCTCGGCCGCGGTGCCAGGGCGCTAGCCTGGCGGGCATGGGGTGCCATAGCGGCGGCGTGGTGCAGCGAGGCGAGCCCGTGTGGCTGGAGGTGGGGTGTGGGGCTGCACCGCAAAACACAACGACGACAAGTCCTTTAAACTCGTTCCCGGCTtaatttactgtgctttttttttttttttttttttgtaaacatgttaTCAGTtcgtcattttattatttttaaacgctACGTATAAGCCACGTAGCAATTCTGCTgttgataaaaacaaacattcttattACCTATACaactatttaataataaataataataataataataataataataataataataataataatacacgttAATGTAGGGAAAGTAAACTGAGTGAAACAACACAACTCTGTTAAGGAAGCGGTGACAATACACTAGCAACTTCCTGTTGATCACGTTTTGATGCTAAGAATTGTATAATATGTTTAAAAGCGCCAGGGCTTTGCTGGCTCCCTGTGAGAGAGCTGCTTGGCTGTGTTGAAAGAATGGTTATCACTGCGTGAGTGTGCAGCAGGGATGGCAGtaggactcctattgcatagaagcttcactcattccaggttttactgccagcttgatcagccccagtgtgcataggtaacaagctcaggtgtgcctgaTTAAAGTCCTagcaaaaccagaaatggatcaagcAGCTATGTAAGCAGGGAGCTGGACTCGGTATTTTGGGGAGGGAATGGTAAATAGTTGGAGAGTGATGCGAGCGTCCCCAGTGTGAGTGAAGTGTAATATTTAAGGAGTGCCTCTCGCTAATGTAAACGTGTTGTGTATCTGAGTGGggctccgtctctctctctccctgtgctTGACATTGTGCAGGTCTGTCCTCTCGGGGTGACATTACGCTCTGATTGGTCAAGTCCCTAGTTGTCGTGTAacaaatcgcaaaaaaaaaaacaaagaaagaaaatcagtCGTGTGAGTTTCTCGTCGGTCCAGTGTCGCACTGCCGCGTCGCCTGGGCTGTGGAAGATCCTTCTCAAAAGCACAGGTCCTGttcattttgtcgcatcgctGCACAGTTTCGCGGTCGAGTCTGGCGAGCAGCAGCCTCGcgctgattacaaaaaaaaaaaaaaaaaatatccagcttCCTAAATTTACACCGctgcaaaaaaaccaaaagtCTTGAGCATGGCTGCgtgttaaaagcacagaatcCCTGCTCTCCGCACTgactcccctcctccctctctcccagacAGCGTGGTGCCTGTACAAGCACCATGGCTCAGACGCTGCAGATGGAGATTCCTAACTTCGGCAACAACATCCTGGAGTGCCTGAACGAGCAGCGGCTGCAGGGGCTGTACTGCGACGTGTCCGTGGTGGTCAAGGGCCACGCCTTCAAGGCTCACCGCGCCGTGCTGGCAGCCAGCAGCTCCTACTTCCGCGACCTCTTCAACAGCGGCAGCAAGAGCAGCGTGGTGGAGCTGCCGTCGGCCGTGCAGCCCCAGAGCTTCCAGCAGATTCTGTCCTTCTGCTACACGGGGCGGCTCAGCATGAACGTGGGGGAGCAGTTCCTGCTCATGTACACCGCCGGCTTCCTGCAGATCCAGCAGATCATGGAGAAGGGCACAGAGTTCTTCCTCAAGGTCAGCTCTCCGAGCTGTGACTCCCAGGGGCTCCACGCCGAGGAGACCGGCCCCTCCTCGGAGCCCCAGAGCCCCGTCACCCAGACCGTCCGCCCGCCGTCCTGCCACACCCCGCTCGCCCTGGCCTCCCGCGTCAAGACCGAGCAGCAGGACTGCCCCTCCGACTCTGTGGTGTGCACCCCCGTCGCCAAGCGGCTCTGGGAGGGGGGCAGCCGGGACTCTGGGGGGGCCTCCGGGGGGGGCACGAGGAAGGCGGCTCGGTTCTCTCAGGAAGCCAGCCGGGCGGGGGGCGGAGCCGGAGGAGGTCCgatcaacaacaacagcagcaacagccatGGCAGCGCGTCCGAGAGAACCAGCCCTGGCACATCCAGCGCCTACACCAGCGACTCGCCAAACTCCTACCACGacgaggacgaggaggaggagccTGGAGAGGAGAGCACTGAGGAGCAGTACAGGCAGATCTGCAACATGTACACCATGTACAGCATGCTGAATGTGGGGCCCGcaggtgagaggggagaggggagaggggagagggctGAGGAGCAGTACAGGCAGATCTGCAACATGTACATTTAACTGAAtttctttttcagtttctttccattgctttatattgAGGAGAAAAAATTGCCCCATGAGGCTGTCATGCATTGTCTTCTATAACTCCCCATCTATCTATCTgactgtctatctatctatctatctatctatctgactatctatctatctatctatctatctatctatctatctatctatctatctatatataattgatatagaAAGACTAGGAGAGAGTTTTTTGTCGctgtgcatgaaagggttaacctgttatttttctctctctctgtggggtGCAGCGGGCGAGCGGGTGGACGCCCTGCCTGATCACATGACCTCGGACACTCGGAGCAGGATGCGGGTTCGACAGGACCTGGCCTCGCTGCCCGCCGAGCTCATCACACAGATTGGGAACCGCTGTCACCCCAAACTGTACGAGGAGGGGGACCCCGCGGAGAAGCTGGAGCTCGTCACGGGTAAATCCAGTCCCAGTTAGCCCCGGTCGCTCTGTTTGCCGAAACTACAGTTCGAAGCTTTGAATAACACACACTGCGCTTTGTGCTTATCCAGATACTTCACGACAAACTGACGTTtggaaatctagcatgaaatactacTGCCTTGTCTTCCTGGTAGATTTGTGCCATGTCTTCCTGGTAGATTTGTGCCATGTCTTCCTGGTAGATTTGTGCCATGTCTTCCTGGTAGATTTGTGCCTTGTCTTCCTGGTAGATTTGTGCCTTGTCTTCCTGGTAGATTTGTGCCTTGTCTTCCTGGTAGATTTGTGCCTTGTCTTCCTGGTAGATTTGTGCCTTGTCTTCCTGGTAGATTTGTGCCTTGTCTTCCTGGTAGATTTGTGCCTTGTCTTCCTGGTAGATTTGTGCCATGTCGTTCAATAGCAGATGGAGATTCCGCTCCTGTAGTGTGCGTTtggaatgatatattttttcGGATGTCTCAGCGTGTAGATTGTGACGAGCGGGTTCTTGGGGTTCGGACCGCGTTGGCGCTGTTAACTCTCTGTGTCCCGCGCAGGTACCAGCGTGTTCATCACCCGCGCTCAGCTGATGAACTGCCACGTGAGCGCAGGGACGCGACACAAAGTGCTGCTGAGGAGACTGCTGGCCTCCTTCTTCGACAGGTGAGACGCCACGCTGATCCTGCAGAGCACAGAGACAGGCAGGAGCTGTACacgacacagagacacagagacggGTCCTATACATCAATGAAGGAGATGGTTCTGATTATGAAGGATGTTGGGTTTGCTCCTCTCCCCTCTGCTCCGGTCCTGTGTGATGGGTTTGCTCCTCTCCCCTCTGCTCCGGTCCTGTGTGATGGGTTTGCTCCTCTCCCCTCTGCTCCGGTCCTGTGTGATGGGTTTGCTCCTCTCCCCTCTGCTCCGGTCCTGTGTGATGGGTTTGCTCCCCTCTGCTCCGGTCCTGTGTGATGGGTTTGCTCCCCTCTGCTCCGGTCctgtgtgttgggtttgctcccctcccctctgctctggtcctgtgtgttgggtttgctccccTCTGCTCTGGTCCTCTGTGTTGGGGTTGCTCCCCTCCCCTCTGCTCTGGTCCTGTGTGTT
This window contains:
- the LOC121309175 gene encoding nucleus accumbens-associated protein 1-like isoform X2, with the protein product MAQTLQMEIPNFGNNILECLNEQRLQGLYCDVSVVVKGHAFKAHRAVLAASSSYFRDLFNSGSKSSVVELPSAVQPQSFQQILSFCYTGRLSMNVGEQFLLMYTAGFLQIQQIMEKGTEFFLKVSSPSCDSQGLHAEETGPSSEPQSPVTQTVRPPSCHTPLALASRVKTEQQDCPSDSVVCTPVAKRLWEGGSRDSGGASGGGTRKAARFSQEASRAGGGAGGGPINNNSSNSHGSASERTSPGTSSAYTSDSPNSYHDEDEEEEPGEESTEEQYRQICNMYTMYSMLNVGPAAGERVDALPDHMTSDTRSRMRVRQDLASLPAELITQIGNRCHPKLYEEGDPAEKLELVTGTSVFITRAQLMNCHVSAGTRHKVLLRRLLASFFDRNTLANSCGTGIRSSTNDPSRKPLDSRVLHAVKFYCQNFAPSFKESEMNAIAADMCTNARRVVRKSWIPKLKLLMGEGEQYPNFLPDAAKMEAEVLAQAEHGFESSSSHDAEAASAGEGLQ
- the LOC121309175 gene encoding nucleus accumbens-associated protein 1-like isoform X1 — its product is MAACGCRERQRGTGREKPHSSIETRSDRLLQRGQRGACTSTMAQTLQMEIPNFGNNILECLNEQRLQGLYCDVSVVVKGHAFKAHRAVLAASSSYFRDLFNSGSKSSVVELPSAVQPQSFQQILSFCYTGRLSMNVGEQFLLMYTAGFLQIQQIMEKGTEFFLKVSSPSCDSQGLHAEETGPSSEPQSPVTQTVRPPSCHTPLALASRVKTEQQDCPSDSVVCTPVAKRLWEGGSRDSGGASGGGTRKAARFSQEASRAGGGAGGGPINNNSSNSHGSASERTSPGTSSAYTSDSPNSYHDEDEEEEPGEESTEEQYRQICNMYTMYSMLNVGPAAGERVDALPDHMTSDTRSRMRVRQDLASLPAELITQIGNRCHPKLYEEGDPAEKLELVTGTSVFITRAQLMNCHVSAGTRHKVLLRRLLASFFDRNTLANSCGTGIRSSTNDPSRKPLDSRVLHAVKFYCQNFAPSFKESEMNAIAADMCTNARRVVRKSWIPKLKLLMGEGEQYPNFLPDAAKMEAEVLAQAEHGFESSSSHDAEAASAGEGLQ